The Mauremys mutica isolate MM-2020 ecotype Southern chromosome 1, ASM2049712v1, whole genome shotgun sequence genome has a segment encoding these proteins:
- the LOC123349027 gene encoding oxidized low-density lipoprotein receptor 1-like produces the protein MSEQEVTYSELKFHTPTQQQSRQRAEITKNKDSPSPLWRLFAIIFGILCLALLVTSGFLGALVCRWQQNFSQQQGILENLTCQQINLENQTRELQEILENLTWERDHLQIQNTNFLKTLQSKGDKCIICPKNWIQHGKDCYELSSGIKSWSVCKEYCSSLGSRLLKIDSKEELDFIKPLTYFPYWMGLLYNETKGYWQWEDGTALTTDL, from the exons ATGAGCGAGCAGGAGGTGACCTATTCAGAACTGAAATTTCACACTCCTACTCAACAGCAAAGCAGACAAAGAGCTGAGATCACCAAAAACAAAG ATTCTCCTTCTCCTCTGTGGAGGCTCTTTGCCATAATCTTTGGAATCCTCTGCTTGGCTTTGCTGGTAACATCAGGGTTCTTGGGTGCTCTGG TATGCAGATGGCAGCAAAActtcagccagcagcagggaatTCTGGAAAATCTTACCTGCCAGCAAATTAATTTGGAAAACCAAACTCGTGAGCTACAAGAAATCCTAGAAAACCTCACATGGGAAAGAGATCATCTTCAAATCCAGAATACTAATTTCTTGAAAACTTTGCAGTCAAAAG GAGACAAATGCATTATTTGTCCAAAGAACTGGATACAGCATGGAAAGGACTGTTATGAACTTTCATCTGGTATAAAATCTTGGTCTGTGTGTAAAGAATATTGCTCTTCcctgggctccaggctgctgaaGATAGACAGCAAGGAAGAGCTG GACTTCATAAAACCACTGACATATTTTCCTTACTGGATGGGATTGTTATATAACGAAACCAAAGGCTACTGGCAGTGGGAAGATGGTACAGCTCTCACCACTGATTTGTAA